ACCGAGACATGATGTATATATACTTTCAGTGCAAAGAGAAACAATAAAACGAAACAATAAATTGCACATATTAGTGAATGATTGTATTAAAAGGATTGTTAATAAAACgagtattgcttttcattttttAGATAACGTATGAAGCAACATGTTTATTTTACAAACTCTATTTACAAGCATCACgtataaattacaaatacaCGATTTAATCATATCGAGAAGagaattgaattaattaatttgatCGGTTTAGTCAAAATTAAACAATCGATGTATCTACCGCTTCTTTTTAGATAACCTTCATCTTCAAGCAATTTTCGATTCTTTCAATAATTATTGCTCACATAATTTTCGTCTTCCCCCGACTATTCTCATTCACTGGAAACCAACAACGATAAATGTCCCTCGAAACCCGATAAATACTTATCGATCATTCTGTTGGTGTGAAATAGAGGTTGCAATTGGAGAAATTATTTTGCAAGTAGATACCGGTGCGCTTTAATTTCGCTGCAAGGATACAACAGTAACTACCAAACTCTTGCTAAACAGTTCTCGCGAAGTTTCCTTTTGCGGACCAAGTTGATTAAACGTTTCGCTTCGCGTCTAGCGCAAGGAATAGATACAACGCGTGAATCTAGCCAGACGATCTAACGTAACGTagagataaaacgaaataaTCGAATTATATTTCTTCGCCCAATAAGGTTCCCGACTACAGATACGCAAAGAAGAGTCGAATACCAGAAAAATTAGTAAGCACCAGTTGCGTGGGCGATTATCTGGCGTTACTGGAGAACGTGGACGGAAAGATCTTTGAAATTTCCAAGTTCTGCGGAGAGGGTCACATTCCACGGATCCTTTCGAAAGGAAGAAGCATTATCGTGGAGTTCTTTGCGGAACAGGACGGCACTATAATGCACGACGGGTTCCAGTTGTCGTTTCAGGAAACGGAAGAGGCGCCCGGCGTGAAACACGATCGAAATTGCGAGTTCGTTTACAAAAGTACGGAACGAACCAGGGAAAATATCAAGTCGTTGCAGAGCTGGTATCCGCCGAATACTTTGTGCAGTTACAAATTTATGGGCAGATCGTCGGAAAAGATCTCCGTTCATATGAAGATAATCAGGAACGAGCCAGACCAGGAATACGTTTCGCAGAAACGGAACTTCAGCCTGAATTACTGCTCCGGAAACGAGATTGCGGTTTACAATGGGATCGAGGTGAGTAACAGTCGAGCCAACGTAAGAAATTAACGGGTTGTGTGGTAAACATAATAGCTCCCCTGTTGCTTGTCTTATTGTGCTATTCGAAATTGTTCCTAAATGACCTTCGTTCTTTTAAAAAAGTCAATAAATTACGTAGGTACAGGGTCTAATTTCGTTGCGCCTACCGTAAGAAATTTTCCAATTACTTTCGATTCAAATTGAATTTGAACATTATGCACATATTACgttcttttcttaattttattatatcgttTCAATTTTCATACTTATCGTATTTTCTATTCTATGAGTGTAAGAATTGTTTCTTATAATTCAAACAAACAATCAGAGGGTTGGagtaaaaatgagaaaaattttccattttataaCACATTTTGTTTACGAGAATTGAGATAGCATAAATTGTAACGATTATAATGTTCGAAAAATCATCTTCATAAGATAACATTAAAGATTTGATATACTGATTAAAAAGGGTATGTACAGGGTATGACCAGTCTATTAATGGAACAAAACACGgataaaaatgattaatattttattaatcgttCCTTTTTATGATGTCTAAGTGAGATATAAATTTTATGAACACTCCCTTTATGAACAATTTAATTGAATGCAGTTCCTTCCTTCATGGACCAAAACATAAAAACTCAATTTTTTCAATAAAGCGATTTTGTAACATTCACTGTTTTCTTCTTTTGCTCTTCAATTTAGATAGTCGAAGTTATCAATTATGGCCACGAATTGAATAATTAAGAGTTCTTATAATTGTTCAAAATAACTATAATCAtatatttaagtgaaactagtCTCTAAAAATGTTTTGGGAAACTATGAAACACACTATGAACATTTTTTGTGTATTTTAACATGTTGACTATAGATGAATATTGCATCttttacttataacgttaacgtGTTGTGGTTTGCTTAAAAGTTTCAACGCTCGAGTGCTTCTATATAGAATATTTAGTACTTTAATATTATCACCGCAATATTGAAAGCGTTGAAAATTCTACAGATATGtagttatttatttaattagaacgATTTAATTACTTTCGTCGTCCTTAGAGCGTCACTGACTTATCTAATGGCGTGACCCGCATATTAATCAACGTGTTAACCAACATATGACTATCATTAACAAGAGttgcatatatattatttttaatattactttTATGCCATCGTCTGATTCTTTTCAACAACAAAACCACTATATCTTTTTCTATTACCTCGCATTAATTCGATTCGCatcttttacaaaaatattgtattaaattTACTCAAACTTTTGTTTTGCGAGGAACATTTGCATCTTTCGAGAATGTTCTCTTCGTCGTTTCGTTTATACTATTCCATTTCCATCCTACGGCGAACTTTTTCATCCTGCAATTCCTGTTATGCTAATTATAAATCACAACTCTCTTCGtcataataaaataaacatgAGAATATTAAACTTCCAGGTGAACAACAGCGTCTTGATGTGGTCTTACTGCGATGTGTCCCACCAGGATATTAATAACATTCAAGTTCCTCTCACCTCCAGCGGAAATGAATTGTTAATACAATATTATAGCGCGAAGGGCTCGTACGATGGGCAAGAATTCACTTACACGATATCCTACAGGTTCATAAAGAAATCGCAGAATTCTACCACTAGACGTCAAGTCCAGGACGATTTCAAGCTGATCTCTCTCAGGCCGGTAAACTTCTCAGCGTTGAACCTCAACGAGAGTGAGAATTGCAACTGCGATTTCGGCGACAGAATCGGCAGCTTTAAAAACTGGTTTATGGTACTCGTTGTCTTAGGAATAGTCTCGTTTCTCGGTGCCATCCTCACTATAATAGCTCTCCTTGCCAAATGCATCAAAATGCGATCGATGGAGAAGAAACTGCTGCAGACTCCGAAACTATAAGCGCGATCAAATTTTGTACGATTTTCTATCTGTTCGAATAAAACGATTTTTTTTACAAGCGAAAATAGATTTAGATCTACGCATGTGTTCATTTGATCCACATTTGGACATCTAcgtttatttatcgattgtTGCAATGTGATTAAAATTTGGCCGGATGCAATGATCTTCTAATCTTTAGAACTcgaatcaaaatttaatttggAATTGAAGAATCGTGAAATAGATATCGCAGATATTTCTCTTGATATAACTTAATCCATACGTTGAGTTATTTTTTTCATGGGAGTTTCTTCTTAAGTTACTATTTTTTAATAACCTGTatgcataaaaatatttctattttgatTTATATTCAAATTATATCCAACGACAGTTCTTGATATTGACGTTTCTCGTTCTTTTCCTGTGATTCTAATCAACTTTGCATTCAGCGAACAAATTTTCATTCAAGATAggttttattaaaaatagatgAAAATGTACATACGACGATccatagaaagaaagaaatataatcGCAGCACAAAATACAAAAACGACTACTACCTTTGTAGCTTTGTTCTATACTTGCCACATTCTCACCTTCGTTCGTTAattttttcctttaatttcCACTTTCGATATCAAGAGAAATTATGtctaaaaaaatataatcttaCTTCATGCTCCATAATTAAACCTGAAAATATAACTAGTCGTATAATTAAGAACGAATCGTATGATGCTAAAGAAATCGAGCATCTTGTCCGAATCAAAAAATATCGCCTAAAATGGTCAAAAGGTCTCACCGAGATTTGAACTCGGATCGCTGGATTCAGAGTCCAGAGTGCTAGCCGTTACACCATGAGACCTTGAGAATTTTTTTACAGAAATTAGAATAGTATGCATGTGTAAGTAAGTGCATACTTTACACGTTTTTATAATACTACAAGTGAATTAACATCGAGAAATACAAATGACAATTGTGATCGACGCAATGGCCAAGTCGATCAAGCATAAATTCCATCAAACTGCGAACATGTAAATACGGATGATCCTCGACATACATAtctaattagaaaaatataagaaaatcaAATTGTTGACATGGAAATGAGagaaaacgaacgaaagagCGTACGAAGTAGATATAAATACATACGATAAAAATTATCATACTTTGTTAGGAGATCTAAGGAAATATCATTGCTTGAGGAGAAAGctttaaagaattttttttaCCGATAACAATAAGGACTAATTGTACGGTCGTTGCGGACGCtaatgtataccgttataagtgttatTTTGCATAAGAGAATAAACGTCGCTTCTGTACAATATGATAATTAATCAAGAGGAACGTGTAAAGTCCATGTAATATAAAGCATTCTTCGTTGAATAAATTGCTGTATTATAAACACTTCCTATACCATCAAATGCTATTGATTCTCATTGTTGGATCGGAAGTCAAAGGTAGAGAGGTTTCTTCGTGCATAAATTACGATTATTCGGTGCTCGATTCAAACCTTGAATATTCAGATCTCAGTTGAATGAATGAAAATTGCTTAGGACGTGCTAGTAAGTTGTCCTAAGCGATTAGCAAACATGAAAGAATTAGCGTCaattgtatataataatttaccaTAATGGAATGAGAGAACAGACATATTTCTGTGTTGCAATGAAAGTTGAAGCTGTAGAAAGATATTGTTAGCAAAAATAcgcaaagaaagaaaaaatgcaaaaattaacaaatcgtaCAGACTAGTAAAATCAGAACATTGAATCCTAATTCTACCTTCAGTAGCATACCagaatcaaagatatcaaagaaTAGGTTTTTATTATTGCGATCGTGAGCAATTCAAGTAATTTGGCAAGCAAactttaacgatataatgtGGACACAATGGAGGTTCGaatcaaaatatttaattataattatatttcaagcgACAAAGAGTTACGAGAAAATCATAAGTAGATGTGCTTGAAAACGGGATGAAATACGTGTGAACGAAACACTTGGGGGTGTAATATCGTCCGACATAAACTATCGCCCTACTTATTGCATCTCGTGATGAAAttgcaatgttacgtataaagAGAAAAGATAATCACAAAACGATATCACATAAGAGATTAACTAAGTAACCACTTGAGAGGAGTAGTCTCTTAAGTTATCTGTATTCATAATTTTTGCAATTcacaatttataataaatataataaacgaaCTACGTCATtaacaaatatgaaaattaaaaaatttcttaggCGGATTTAGGATTTAAGAAGACAAAAATCATCGCTAATcatatgtaaaatgttttgCTGAATGTAAAACAAGATTTCCTCGTTGTCCTTAACATAGATTATATTTCATTCTTCGTCATTTacgaattatttaaattaattgactaacgcaatagtacagcTATTGTTAAAAGCGATAGCAGAAAGATTAAAATATTACCGCTGAATAAGTAAGATTTTAGTATTATAGTTATAATCGCTATTACAAAATTGTACAACATTTCAACAAAATTGGATCAAACGGGATGCAGTTAACGagatattttttctttaaattcaaaTGATGATTTAAAAGATGTAATAactaaatgtttttttttttttttttttatttttttacatataGAATAAACTCTTTCCGGTATCACATTTCGAGGTGTCATAATGTCGTTTTAAAAATCTCCATTTTAATTTATACAAGTGCTTCGTTTATGAAAATGGTAACTTTTCCATTAAATCGCAATCTACCTACATTAATTTAAGAGCAGTTTCGGTGAACGCATAATACGGGACACAATGAAGCATTCGCACTGACAGTAATTGGACGTTGCGCAAGCAATGATTTACCGGAAATATATTACATTGGCTAAGTCAAGGCATGAATCAGCACTTATTCGTGTATTTTGCCCGTATTTCATAAAGCAACGAGCAAAAAAGTGAACAAGCGACACAGCTGCGGTGCCAAACAATAATTTGTTAAAATGTTCCTACTCGTTTCGTACACGAAATGTCGCGAGAATGTTATCGAATGTAGATCTCTaagtattaatttttattatcctCGCATATTCACGTATCTCCGTCGAATACTAAATTGATCTACATTTATAACAATGGaacgtatttttataaaaaaaagaagaaaagaaaaataaaaaataataataagaaaagcAACTTGTAAatgtgataaatatttaatcgaATTGTAAGCCCACTAACAATAAACGATCTACAATATGTAATAGCATCAAAATGCTCGAACGATGTGTAACTGTATCAAGTGAAACGAAAacacttcataataaaaacaaaaGTATTGCTAATTGTATACGATGGCTTAATTCTTCTTATTTTGGCATGAcctaattttttatttgttcgatATAATTTTGATCGTTACTCTGCCAAATGAAAAATTAGTTCGATGGATACATCGCtagtttctttttaattacaaGAGTTTCATGATAAATGACGTGATGGAGGTTTGTAATTCTATTAATTAAGTTTCTTTTCATGTTAATAAtaaaacgattaaaaatattagtTATTGAAAgtattagaaacataattgataattaTAGATACATTTATATGTATTTCTGTGAtgagatatttatttattatggaataatatttatttatatctaaaTAAATCATACTTACGATTTATTCATTATTACATGTACTTCATGATCAATACATCAATCTCTATATTATAAACTATTGTCAAATAATAGCCAAAAATATGTGATACATTTAAATTTGTTCTGCTCTTAATGGTTCTCCTATTTTACCAATAGATGTCGCATTTGAAGTCCTGATATTCCTTTCTATGTGGTCGTTTGCCAACGGTATCGATTTGATACATGTAAAGTTAGTAGTGAGCTTGCAAATTCGTGGACGGAGTGTCGTTTGTAACTGTAGCTTTGTGTATCGAAAATTCGAACAGAATGGCAAGAATAGCAGCCATAAAACAATCTTTGGAAAAAGCGTTACACGATGAAAGCAAAACATGGGCAAAGTATCTAGGCAAAGTCGAAAAAAAGACAGGAGTCGATCGACTTTATGTTTTTTTAAGTATGGACGTTAGAATCGTATACTTTGTAAGCTTTTTGTGGCAGTTTTTGTCTTGCTTGATAAACCAATTAATTATCACTTTACGTAACGAGAACCTAGTTCAAATTTCTCTCGGAAACAATAATTTAATCGTAATTCTAAATTTAATTCTAAAAGTTTTGAAATTACGCATATTTCACTCGCATTTGactatactacaacgatatcgtatagattgtaaaatataaaagaacctTGACAACGCGGTTATTTTATAGCATAAGAATTTACAAAAGCATTCGATGACAATTGAATATTCataggtataataataataaaaggaatgATCGAGTTTTTCCGCATTTGTGTAACATACACATTTTACTGTATCACAATAAGATTCTTGCAATTTGCTTAGAAATTTTGCTTACGATAATTAATTTCACTGAATTTTTCTATAAtgttgtttaatatttttttaggtTTTGTTGGATTTACAGCATTATATTTGGTGTTTGGTATTGGTCAGCAGTTAGTTTGTAATATCTTTGGATTTATATATCCTGCTTATTGTTCTATGAAAGCCTTGGAAAGTCCAAAGAAAGAGGATGATACAAAGTGGCTGACCTATTGGGTggtttttgcaatttttacaaTCGTTGAATTTTTCGCAGATTATATTTTATGCTGGTTTCCAGTCTATTGGCTTTTTAAGGTACtttgttatattttaattacagttattataaatataagttGTAAATCATATACTTATTATATTGTTGGTTTTTACAGTGTCTCTTTTACATTTGGCTAATGGCACCTATTGAACGTAATGGTTCCTTAATATTATACAACTGTATTATTAGACCAAACTTTTTAAGATATCATCACAAAGTTGATGCATTGATATCGTCTGCTCAGGATGCTGGTATATTTTTTATgacaatacatatatatatatacatagttaatactttaatatttattacaatctACTAAAGAAAATACTTTTATTTCAGCTGTTAAAGCCGCAGCAAATGCTTTGCTGACAGAAAAACAGGagtaatatttacaattttgaATTCCTAGAGGCTTAAAAAATATGCCTTAAAAATTTTTACTGTTTTCTCGTCTCGtccatttttaataaaaaggaAACTGCAATATATTTGACAGTCTTAATTTCCTATATATAATGTTTATATAGtagtataaattttataatcaaTTGTGCCTATTATTAAGATGCTGTTATAAAATCCAATTACACATGTTATTGTGTATCTTACAAATTTCTATATCTTATCAGGAATGTAGTTCATCAGATCACAAAATTTTGAATGAATGTAATAAATACATAATACTGTcataaatgcaaataaaaattgtatgaatacATAAAGTTTATAATTACAAGTCTTA
This portion of the Bombus affinis isolate iyBomAffi1 chromosome 1, iyBomAffi1.2, whole genome shotgun sequence genome encodes:
- the LOC126920912 gene encoding receptor expression-enhancing protein 5-like, producing the protein MARIAAIKQSLEKALHDESKTWAKYLGKVEKKTGVDRLYVFLSFVGFTALYLVFGIGQQLVCNIFGFIYPAYCSMKALESPKKEDDTKWLTYWVVFAIFTIVEFFADYILCWFPVYWLFKCLFYIWLMAPIERNGSLILYNCIIRPNFLRYHHKVDALISSAQDAAVKAAANALLTEKQE